The DNA window ttttcttttataaaattatttttcaagttTTTATCTCATTTCCGCATCTCTGAATATTTTCTTCCGACAATTCAATAGATTGGCAGAAATATTTTTTCCTTCCTTTCTCATGAAAATATATGTGTGTTCATAAAAAGTAGCTCGCCACAATAAGAAAATATGATGTACAAATTTTAGAGTATGACTAACTGATTAGAGACTTCATATATTTAGAATTATAAAACGTAAATTGGTTTTCTTCGAGGTTTTCAGAGTTCTTATGCAAAACTAAACTGGTAACTTATACGGAAGAATTCTTCATAAAAGCAAGGGTACActgaattatacatttgtcgAAGGAATGCGATAAATATCTGATACGACatatataaaagaaaataacaaaaacttTTCACAAAGTaccttttcattaaaaaaaggaTAGAAGAAGAAGATTTTGTTCGTGCACGCCGAGACACAAATATCAAGCGTGTACAACCTTCAGTTCCCATATCAGCCTTTGAGATTCGAGCTGCATTAGTGAGCTGAATCTTCTTCAGGTGTCATTCCGTGATCAGTCAAGGCGGTTGTGTTTGTGGGCTCGTGGTAGTTTGGTGAGTCCATGCGAGGAAACATTAGCTTGAGCCTGAAAGCATCAACCCCATTCAAGTAATATCGGAAAAGCCTCTTCGCTCGAATAAATCCCAGACGACCATATAGCGCTAGTGCTCCTTTATTTGTAACTTCTGCTTCTAATGTCACCTATAGAAAGACACATACAGGAATGAGATTGTTGCATCAACAACCAGAGTAGATATTATTACACAATCAATTAAGAAGCCGTGTTcgtaaaatttatatatatgaatACCTCTTCACAACCTGATTCCATCATCACTTTAATTGATCTAGTAACAAGTTCAGTAGCtgccaaaataaaaaatatctatTGATTAGGGTATTTTTCcatttcgaaaaaaaaattagttggaTTGATCAAACCTTTTCAGTAGTGTATTGCTTAGGAATCAACACCCCATTGGTGTCTTTGATAGAAGGAAATAAAAAAGGGGTAATGGTCCCAACCAAATCAAGCACCAAACTTCATATGCTATAAATTAACGATCTTAGGACAGAAGTTTGGATAAAATCGTTATCAAGAAACTAGAAAATAGTATCCAATATGTTATCAGTTGTCTATCTTCACCTAGACATCTCAACTCGGTTTAATTATATCACATATTGAGATCGCTGGTAAAAAGTAAATGGGAAAAAAAGTTGTAGTGTACATGAACTATACAGAAATAATACACACCAATTCCTCTGCCTCGGTAAGGATTGATAACCACAAGCATGGCTATGTATCCTCTGAAAGTATGGCGATGATCTCCCATCTTGCACACTACTGTCCCCACGCATTTGCCTTTGTGGAATGCCTATAGACAAATATAATCCAAGTAAATTCCCCAATCAACCAAGTTAAGTcagatataaaaataaaaaaaaatctcctGAAATTGATACGATGAATGCAGGAGAGATATAAATTAATATCACGGCTTACGAGGAAAGACAGTTGTGGCCAGAGATAGACAAAGTATCTGTAAGTGAAGATGGAATAGGGTTCACTCAGCTCCTGATCAACCAAGTCCATTATGAGGGGCAGGTGGTGCTCTCCACCATAGCTGACATACTCTATCTCCGACGCATCAAAATCTGCTTTTGTCTGCTCCATCTCCCGCAGGAGCCACCGTCACTGCAAGAAAAGAACAACTTACAGCAAAGCCTTGAAGATTTTTTCGTTTCTAATTTTCATGGGGTTGGATGATTAAGGTTCATTGGAATGAATGCCTTTCTACTTTCCCAAAATAAGTTTCTGGCCGTTTGCCCACTTTCGCATAACCCCATACTATGGTCTCTTCTTTCCTTTGTATTACTCCCTACTTCTCAAGTTTTGCATTACTATGAAGAATGGCTCGATTTTTTAACGCATCTTTCTGGTTTCGAGTATTCTTTCTATCTCAATTTGTACAAACAAAAAGCCATGTAACTTTTTGCCCATTAAAAATACCTAAAACTTAGTTTAAGTTCATATATTGTGTTCCTTGTAAAGCTAGTTTAGTTTTCCATGTTTTGATATGGATATGAAATTCTAGGGAAAGCGCCCAATCTCTTTCTCGTCACTCTCTTCTAAGTATTTTACCGAACGAATTGAATATTGGTATCAGAAATCCCTCGTTTCCCACCAAATGTTAAGATTCTAGTGTTCGAACAGAATATCCCAGCTCATACAATTCTTCCCAAGCATACCAGAACAGCGCTAAGTTCTCGTCTGGGAGCGCATTACTATCAAAAAGAGCCAATACGATGATAAATTGCTATGATTACTATTTATATGCAGGTCAATGACAGGCTATTCCTTATTCTGCTTGAATGAAGCTCCACGATTTTCTTCTATTTATTCCAGATGCTTACTAATATCCCTATGTCCTTGCGAGAGGGATAAGCTAAAGAAAGGGATCGATAATAAACGCTCACATTTCTTCATTATCATCATTAGTAGATGAGACATCGGAGATTGAGATTGGGGATGCTCAAAAGATTGCTACTCTCACAAGATATGAAATACAGATAATAGAACACAAACAATAGATGACGATATCAAGacaagaattgaaattggaGATGAGAAGATTGTTACTCTTACAAGGGAAAGGTTCAGAGAGAGAGACTTGCCCCATAGGGATAtcaaataataaagaaaaacaAATACAAATAGTAGATGATGTTAGCAGCAGTCAGCAGATTAAAGGAAAACAGAAAAAGCAGATAGCGATGATGAACTATGATAAAGACAAAGGCATGAAGAATAAGGAAGAAAAAAATTTGATACAACAATTTCATTTAAAACTATGAATGTATTGCGTATGCTGACTAAGAAAAATAAGAAAGACTGATTCTTCAACTGCGATGTGGTAAAATGGCTTGTTTGAGTTGGAGTGGAGGGACTCAAAAATATGTATGTAAAAAGAATACATGTCCATGCATATTATTAGAGAATGAAAAGatttagtaatatttttttatccgTGATTGTTTTGCCACTTACGCATATTAAGAGCGCAGATATATTAGCTCAATACAACTCTAAGCACCGAAAGTCTCCTATCCGACAAAAGCACATAAAGTCACGTACTTGTATATTTCGTGAAAAGTAACCATCTAAAATTCATAGAGAACGTTCAACAAACAGATGAAAGACAGCAAAACATAAATATTATGTACCTGGATAGCTTGCCTCCAAGCCAAGGCCTTATCTTTGCAAGAACGAACATTCAAGAACTGATCCACTTCAAGTTTCTTAGTAACAAAAATAGCacttaaatatataatatccagaAAGCAACACAGTATTCTCTACAAACAGCAAACAAATAATTCGAGCTTCTATTAAAATTGTTCTCCGACACCAAATCAGAGCAGATTTCTCTTTtacttttttaaataaaataattacaaaTACCTGAATAGGAAACAAAATGTTTCTTGCAAAACTTCTCTTTTTAATCACATGATAAGTTTTTCGGTTGAATCGATAAATAGAGATGTGAGAAGGCGGGGAAGATTGGCGGAAGCGATTGGGAGAGAAGAAGTGCGGCGAAGAGGAAACGAGGAGAAAGTTGTAAATGATTTATCGATTTTACACTGTTGTTCTTTTTTTGGTTTTTAACGATTGTTTCCTTTTGTTATTAATAATGAGTCTGCTGTTTCAACCATGTCGCCTTATATTTCGTAATAACCAGTTATTCTGCAGACGCGATATATGTATGTAATCTTATCATTATTAACAgattaaagtgaaatttgacaaattatagaataattaaattgatatttgaatggttgaaataaaaaaaataaaaaaataaaagtgtgtgttgaaatttaaaaaaaaatgtaaaattagtatcatataacggtaaaattaagaaaaaaagtTGGTGTCCTCTCTAGGTAGTTATTATTATGTCCTCAcaattaataatatagtatagatagtattgatatgtttaaaaagagtgagtctcatgtgagaccgtctcacggatcttaatctgtgagacgcgtcaaccctacccatattcacaataaaaagtaatcctcttaccataaaaattattactttttcgtggataatccaaataagatatttgtctcacaaatatgacccgtgagaccgtctcacacaagtttttgccgtttaaaaattgatatatttaatcaaattgatttgtaatttttaaatattttgtgtCGGTTTTGATTATAGATTTAACGAACTTTTCTTCTATtatagattttaaaaaaaaattattgaaaagtttaaattcaaaataatcaCAAGTGCACGATGTAAGTTATAATATAATGTATAAAAATACAGATATCGTTTCATCAAAACTGTATTATATGAATATCATTGCCAATTGTATATTCTTTAGTAATGATATTTTGAATTGAACTGGTAACtactataatttaaataattaagtagTCTCAATGTTAGATacgtaaaaaaatttaaaataaaataagaagtATATTTGTTGAAAATTTCGGTTCAACTACCTCTCTTTATTTTTGATAATTATTCTCGACCATTTTTATTTCCGTTGATAGGATTATCTAATTAATTAACACTCATTTTCAAGTAAATAAATTGTGAGATGGGGAAAAAATCGTAGGTATATCATTCGTACATATAATTTGTGCAGTTTTTAACGAACACTATATACAGAAAACTAACTTTTggatttgaatttattttagatATGATATTCAAAATATATGATCAAGGGAGATCGGATTTGGATCAGCATATATCACTCAAAAAATAGACAGAACTACGCATCTTCGAAAATGCTTCAGAACTttcaatttataatttttatatattatggtTGGATTAAatgacaaatttatttattttttattttatatatatttgatttttgaTATCTATTCTTATAGTTGTCgtgaatattaaaaaaattttattcaataataacttaattttttatttataaaaataggatgttgttgaatatttaattttaaaataatttatttcgtaagatttaaatttgaatatttagatgttatgtttgattattttattttaataattcatTTTGTATTCATTAAcagtaattaattaaataagagtTTATGTAGTTTATAaaacacaaatatataattgaaaTGATAAGAGaattatatgataaatttaattttaattttcaattttttaatactatgaataatatgttttaaatagtataattttaattttcaaattcaaatcttATTTTTTCCAAACAAGAAATGAATTCTAAAtacaatttttaaatttcaaaccaCACACAATATGAAATTTTCAGTTCATGGATTTCTAAATCCAATTCCAAATTCAATTCTATTTCTGAATCTAAAATTTAAAACATCCAAACAGACAGTAAGGCCCAGTTTGGTTAGTAGGATTAAGGGTGGATAAATTATTAATGTTTTGTTTGCTTTGATTTATAAACTTCACATTGACTAATTGTGGGACAGCTTTCACTGTGTGTGTTGGACAAGAGATCCAGTCACAGAAGAAGGATAAAATCTATCCCACAACTCCAGTACAGAGTCATGTCCTAAATACCCCTGATTTATAAAATCAAATTTGCATTTCTGTATTTCCTAATTTCTTCATCAGTACACTCTTGCCCTTGACCGGTGCTGAAGAATTTTGAAGTTGACAGGAGGATCTGCGTTCGTGTGTGCCCTTGACCTGTCAAAATTGATGAAGAAGGGCGGTTCTCCGTGACGCCGGAGGAGATCGCCGCCTGGCACGCGCAGAGGTGTGCCGGTGCCGATGTTGTTATTGATGCCTTCGCTGGTGTTGGTGGCAACGCTATTCAATTTGCTCGACTGTGAGTTTTACTGGGAAATCTGTAAAATTGGTGTTATTATACTATTCTCTGCGTATAATTCATTGATCATGTGTAGAACAAACGTAATGTGCTCATTTTTAGTTTACTTgattgatttgtttttttttcaattcacGAATGCTTCTGGTGTTGTGTTAgtttatttatcaatccatGTTTGGCTTCTATATTCGAGCAGAAACCAGCGAGAGGTGGTGAATAATTGGATTTTAGATCGCATAacttgccaaaaaaaaaaaatgatgcattttttattgtagttattgTTCATCAGTAAGATTGTGTTGGCTTGATTGACCAACAAATGGTGGTCATGCTTTACAAGAGCGGCCACGGTGCATGTTGCATTTACCTTCATCCAAGTTCCATCACAATTTCACGGAATGGTCATGTCTATTCTATATATTACTGCGATAAACGACTAAATTATTATAACAAAAGCAGTCATTGATGGTCATGTCTGATCTCACCTGTAAGGAAAGAAAATTAAACTCAGAAAAACATGCTCAAGCGAACCCTATGGCCTCTTCGATTAAGATGTTTCATGGATCTCGCCACAGCTTTCAGTCTTCACAGACGAAGAGAAGTGAGAAGGTTTTCAATTGATCTATGATTTATCGGAAGACGACCTCTAGGTTTGGGGGAGGAAAGAATATTAAtggtttaataaataaaatattaattaaaagggTATTTTGGTCGATAATACATTTATCATGATTTTATCCATGTCATTAATTTCACAccacacatgatattatatatgccacgccccgaaactcgggattgacaccggcatcgtttaacaatcacacgATTGAAAACAACCAGCCTTGTAGCATAGTATAAACCGAAAACCAGTTTATtaatcataatctcaaaaacCAAAGTCTTTACAACTGAAATAACTAATGCGGAAGCATCATACATGAAAGtactaaaattcaaaaaaacaaGAATAACATAACTAAACTAAATCGCAAAATTCATCATCCCCAAAATTGTTCAGATTCTTTTTCTTCAACATGTTCTTCGGATTTATCTGGGGAAGATTgtaagggtgagtattttgagaaatactcagtaaatgggggaatttgaataccacataacattttataacaatttcgaatcataacatagcatgcttttcataatcgtaacatCATATTCATAACATAATAACACTACGTTTTTTCACCtttcatggtttactgatatcagtccctaagttttgatcctctaagggggcgaggccataaacagttctatcccactgttaagggccatatgttggaattccacccattttcagggaatcctcacagtgccAACGTAAAAACGTAACAAGATTTAAAAACGTAAACGGTGTTCAACcgaatttttaaaatcaaaacaCGAAACCTTCGAATgcataaaaccgaaatttaaaacACCCCACTTACCTTAAATTCTTGAAAAACTAGGATTCTTCGAAATTCCTACTTCCCTGGCTGGACGgcggcagcgcttcgctgtGCTAGAAAATTCCTAAGAAGACTAGGcactattttcgaaaatttgggtGCAATGTGGTGTGATTTTTGAGTCTACAAggccctcctatttataggggttggctgctatcgGGATCGAGTGATATCGCGAAGAAAATCTGACTTAAAGCTTTTATCTCGAATCGTGATCTATCCGCGATATTGttcgaaatttaaatattttatcccatacaaatttcgaaatttgcatatatatatatctactgATTAATTTCGAATTCTAGGGATTTTATCATTTGCCTGATTTTTATCACGGTATCTCTATATCAACTCAAATCTTAGATAATATCCAATATTACTCTACCCAAGCATACTCTAATTATTACTATGATATTAATCTGATATGATCCCGATTGTACAAAATCCCGGGTTTTACATCCCACCCTCCTTATGGGAAGttttgtcctcgaaacttgggttGACTTGGTCTATGAAGAGGTACGGGTATTGGTTTCTCAACCTTTCTTCTagctcccacgtggcttctctttcggtgtggTTATTCGAAAGTTTCAGCTAGTGATTCGGCTTAAGTCTTAGTTTCTTAGCAAATCTCTTAGATACCAAGGAATGCGTAGCACTACAACCAAATAACGCATAATCAGGCACTTTTTGAATTAGGATGGTACCTGAAACGACTTTATTGCGTCGTCGACCTCTTCTTGAGTCATAGCAAAGACCCTAGCGTTAGGCTTGCCTTCCTTTGGCTTATTGGGGTTAGCTCCTGTATTTGGTCCAGTTCCCTTGTTGGGCCCGGCTGCCTGGTTGGCGGCAGTAGGACATTCGGCAATTCGGTGTCCCGCTTTCCCACATCCGAAGCATACTCCCATGTTTCTTCGGCATTCCCCCAGGTGTCGTAAGTGACAAGTTGGGCAAGGCTTAATATCCTGGTAGCTTGGGGTAGGCGAAGGCCCTTTGGATGGTTCACCGGACTGGTTAGGCTTCTTGAAAGTCTGATCGTTGCGTGAGGACTGATTATTCATAGGCCTTTTGTTCTTGAATTCCTTCTCTCTGCGCTGGATGTCAGTTTTAGCTCGGATAGCTGCACCCATAAGATCTGAAAAATTCGCGGGTTGGTAGATTGCTAGTGCTGATTGGATCCTgctgttcaatcccttcttgaagcgGTGCAATTCAAAACTTCGTCCGTCATGATTGCCGGAGCATAAGATCCAAGGGCAATGAACTTGGAAGTGTATTCCACAACCGACGTATCCGGAGTTCGAGTGAGGTTTTCAAACTCACTCAGTTTCTGCAGTCTGACCTCGGCTGGATATTACTGTTTCAGAAAGGCTTCTCGGAATCGCTGCCAAGTCATTGGTCTTGCAGCTGTCATGGCTGGCGAGATTGCTTCCCACCATTTTCCTGCTTTATCTTCCAGGAACGACACAGTCACGTCCAATTTCAGTGCCTCAGGAACTTTCAATAGGCGATGTTGAGTCTCTACACTTTTCAGCCAACTCTGGCTAACTTCAGGGTCAGCGGCTTCACTGAAGGTTGGACACCTATTCTTGCGGAGTGATTCATAGTAGAACTTGATTCCATTTGGTGGTGGGGGTGGTGGTGGCTGATTGGCGTTCTGATTTCCCAATCCTTGTAGTGTTGTCGCCACAATAGTGGCTATGGCCATAAGATCAGCTTGGCTTAAGTTGACTGCCGGCGGGGGTCCATTCCCTTGCTCGTTCTCCTGTCCGCCTTCACGGTTGGTATTAGCGTAACACGGGTTATGGTTCAGCCTCGGGGGGTCTGCCGGCCATTTCCTATAATCGCAAGTTCTAAGAATTTGTACGAGTAGGATTTATGCAATAGATTGCGTAGAAGTAAATTGAAATCAAtggaacaaataaaatattttatttatttctcaAGCAAGAAAATAAATGAACACGACCAATCTGAATGAAATAAAAGTACTTGACCAATCTAATGAAATAAATGTACTGGATAAAAACGTAGCGACAATGGAAATAAACTACTAAAAACGGTTCACTAAGATGCTCTAATCTGATATCTCTCCATTTCCCTCGGCTATGTCAGGTGGGGCTTCTTCCTCCTCGGGATCCTCAGGCATCCCTGGGTCTAAGAACTCTGCAAGCTGCATCTGAAGGCTCTGATTCTCCGATTCCAACTCAGCAATCTCTTCCATGTGGGTCATAATCTTTCCTATCGCGTTATTCAACTCATTCCTTGCATGCGCGCAGTTTGCTTTATCTTTCTGGATGAGCTCCTTCTCCTTTGCTTTCCATTCGTCTACCTCCTTGGATAGCCTTTGGTTATTCTCGGATAATTGCATGATCACATTCCAGGACTCTTCAATTCTCTCCTTACCCTTAAGTCGTGCTTCAGTTAGCTCCACGGTGCGCCTCTCCATTTCTTCCCTAGCCCGCTTGGCTTGACCCAATGCTGTGCCTAACGAGTCTCGAAGCTCGGAATTATGCTCCTTAGTGAGCTCGAACATTTGGAAGACCTCGTCAATTCTTTTCTCTGCTGCCTCCAGTTTGGTAGTTAAGTCTTCCACTTGTTGCCTCCTCTCGAAATTATTAGCTCTCAGCCTTCTGATAGTCTTCTCATGGTTCCTTAGGGCCAATTCGTTCGAACGTATAACAGCCTGAGTGTGCGTGCGAGATCGATGATCGTCTAACGGAATTGACTCCCTATGAGTAATCGA is part of the Primulina eburnea isolate SZY01 chromosome 1, ASM2296580v1, whole genome shotgun sequence genome and encodes:
- the LOC140842825 gene encoding N-alpha-acetyltransferase MAK3-like, with the translated sequence MEQTKADFDASEIEYVSYGGEHHLPLIMDLVDQELSEPYSIFTYRYFVYLWPQLSFLAFHKGKCVGTVVCKMGDHRHTFRGYIAMLVVINPYRGRGIATELVTRSIKVMMESGCEEVTLEAEVTNKGALALYGRLGFIRAKRLFRYYLNGVDAFRLKLMFPRMDSPNYHEPTNTTALTDHGMTPEEDSAH